In Dromiciops gliroides isolate mDroGli1 chromosome 4, mDroGli1.pri, whole genome shotgun sequence, one DNA window encodes the following:
- the TMEM94 gene encoding transmembrane protein 94 isoform X6, protein MLFKQAELWMPHQGKCSKAGQWGSSDLPKVTQLGDPPLALGLSTGKALSILKEQLEAVLEGHLKEQKKNQTWKEIWKRSFLHHSNRCSCFHWPGASLMLLAVLLLLGCYGNQPAGSHGVELVNATALLLLLLLDLILIRRQERLKRQEVERRLRGIIDQISDALRDGKEVRWPNAMYPDLHMPFAPSWSLHWAYRDGHLVNLPVSLLVEGDIIALRPGQESFASLRGIKDDEHIVLEPGDLFPPFSPPPSPRGEVKKGPQNPQQHRLFRVLKTPVLDNIRWCLDMALARPVTALDNERFTVQSVMLRYAVPVVLASFLITNALRFVFSAPGIASWQYTLLQLQVNGVLPILPLLFPVLWVLATACGEARVLAQMSKASPSSLLAKFSEDTLSSYTEVVSSQEMLRCIWGHFLRVIQGKSSTLSYSSSLLHSLGSVTVLCCVDKQGILSWPNPSPETVLFFSGKMEPPHSSHEDLTDDLSTRSFCHPEVEEEERGDWPGDGPKPPEPHPHRKLHGRNKHPSGSNVSFSKDIEAGEDEPFKAVSEGDACEAEDFVCDYHLEMLSLSQDQQNPSCIQFDDSNWQLHLTSLKPLGLNVLLNLCNASVTDRLCRFSDHLCNIALQESHSAVLPVHVPWGLCELARLIGFTPGAKELFKQENHLALYRLPSAEMVKETALGKLSRVTKRRPPLSHMISLFIKDTTTSTEQMLSHGTADVVLEACTDFWDGADIYPLSGSDRKKVLDFYQRACLSGYCSAFAYKPMHCALSSQLNGKCIELMQVPGHNAICTSCELPGTIPIKQNTRRNSWSSDEGIGEVMEKEDCMQALSGQIFMGMVSSQYQARLDIVRLIDGLVNACIRFVYFSLEDELKSKVFAEKMGLETGWNCHISLTPNGDVPGSEIPPSSPSHAGSLHDDLNQVSRDDAEGLLLMEEEGHSDLISFQPTDSDIPSFLEDCNRAKLPRGIHQVRPHLQNIDNVPLLVPLFTDCTPETMCEMIKIMQEYGEVTCCLGSSANLRNSCLFLQSDISIALDPLYPSRCSWETFGYATSTSMAQASDGLSPLHLSGQLNSLACSMSFRQEESISIIRLIEQARHATYGIRKCFLFLLQCQLTLVVIQFLSCLVQLPPLLGTTDILWLSCFCYPLLSVSLLGKPPHSSVMSVATGKNLLSIPKKTQHYFLLCFLLKFSLTIGSGLICFGFVLQSFCDSAQARNLTNCSSIMLRSETEMAPDWFKELANGLLLAQKLTAALIVLHTVFISITHVHRTKPLWRKSPFSNLWWTITVPVVLLGQLVQIAVDLQLWTNRDSSINFGLADVPLITWLLGCLSLILVVVTNEIVKLHEIRVRVRYQKRQKLQFETKLGMNSPF, encoded by the exons ATGCTCTTTAAGCAGGCAGAACTGTGGATGCCCCATCAGGGCAAGTGCAGCAAA gcagggcaatggggctcaagtgacttgcccaaggtcacacagcta GGCGATCCTCCCTTGGCCCTGGGCCTATCCACAGGTAAGGCCCTTAGTATCCTGAAGGAACAGCTGGAGGCAGTGCTGGAAGGGCACCTGAAGGAGCAGAAGAAAAACCAAACATGGAAG GAGATATGGAAAAGGAGCTTCCTGCACCATAGTAACCGCTGTTCCTGTTTCCATTGGCCGGGTGCCTCCCTGATGCTGTTGGcagtgctgctgctgctaggCTGCTATGGGAATCAGCCAGCTGGGAG CCATGGGGTAGAGTTGGTAAATGCCACAGcactcctcctgctgctgcttctggaCCTCATCCTCATCAGGAGGCAGGAGCGGCTGAAGCGCCAAGAGGTAGAGAGAAGACTTCGAGGGATCATTGATCAAATAAGTG atGCCCTCAGGGATGGTAAGGAGGTCAGGTGGCCAAATGCCATGTACCCTGATCTTCATATGCCCTTTGCCCCATCCTGGTCTTTGCACTGGGCCTACCGAGATGGACACCTGGTAAATCTGCCAGTCAGCCTGTTGGTGGAGGGAGATATCATTGCCCTGAGGCCAGGTCAGGAATCCTTTGCTTCCCTGAGGGGGATCAAG GATGATGAGCACATTGTTTTGGAGCCGGGTGACctgtttccccccttttctcctcctccctctccacgGGGGGAAGTGAAGAAGGGACCACAGAATCCCCAACAGCATCGACTCTTCCGAGTTCTTAAGACCCCTGTGTTGGACAacatcag ATGGTGCTTGGACATGGCCCTGGCTCGGCCAGTGACCGCTTTGGACAATGAGAGGTTCACAGTGCAGTCAGTGATGCTGCGATATGCAGTTCCTGTGGTCCTG GCCAGCTTCCTTATCACTAATGCCTTGCGCTTTGTGTTCTCCGCTCCAGGGATCGCTTCTTGGCAGTATACCTTACTCCAGCTGCAG GTGAATGGTGTCCTGCCAATCCTCCCACTGTTGTTTCCAGTCCTCTGGGTTCTGGCCACGGCCTGTGGGGAGGCCCGAGTGCTGGCCCAGATGAGCAAAGCCTCGCCTAGCTCCCTG TTGGCCAAGTTTTCAGAAGATACTCTCAGCAGCTACACAGAAGTGGTCTCCTCTCAG GAAATGCTTCGCTGCATCTGGGGTCACTTCCTCAGGGTGATCCAAGGAAAGTCATCGACACTGAGCTACAGCTCTAGCTTGCTGCATAGCTTGGGCTCTGTAACG GTCCTGTGCTGTGTGGACAAGCAAGGGATCCTGTCCTGGCCCAATCCGAGCCCTGAGACTGTCCTGTTCTTCAGTGGGAAGATGGAACCACCTCACAGCAGCCATGAAGACCTGACTGATGACCTGTCTACCCGCTCCTTCTGCCACCCTGAGGTAGAGGAGGAG GAGAGGGGTGACTGGCCTGGGGATGGCCCCAAACCCCCTGAACCTCATCCTCACCGAAAGCTGCATGGGCGCAATAAACATCCCTCTGGCTCCAATGTGAGCTTCAGCAAGGACATTGAGGCGGGGGAGGATGAGCCATTCAAG GCTGTGAGTGAAGGGGACGCCTGCGAGGCAGAGGACTTTGTGTGTGACTACCACCTGGAGATGCTGAGCCTGTCTCAGGACCAGCAGAACCCCTCCTGCATCCAGTTTGATGACTCCAATTGGCAGCTGCACCTCACCTCCCTCAAGCCTCTTGGCCTCAATGTCCTGCTAAACCTGTGCAACGCCAGTGTCACTGATCGCCTCTGCCGCTTCTCCGACCACCTCTGTAACATTGCGCTCCAGGAGAGCCACAGTGCCGTGCTGCCTGTCCATGTGCCCTGGGGGCTCTGCGAGCTTGCCCGACTCATTG GCTTCACTCCTGGTGCCAAAGAGCTCTTCAAACAGGAAAACCACTTAGCACTCTATCGTCTTCCCAGCGCTGAGATGGTGAAGGAGACGGCCTTGGGAAAACTGTCCCGTGTCACCAAGCGACGCCCACCACTGAGCCATATGATCAGCCTCTTTATCAAGGACACAACCACCA GCACTGAGCAGATGCTGTCCCATGGTACAGCTGATGTGGTCCTGGAGGCCTGCACAGACTTCTGGGATGGAGCAGACATCTACCCGCTCTCTGGCTCAGACAG AAAGAAAGTGCTAGATTTCTACCAGCGAGCCTGCCTCTCAGGCTACTGCTCTGCCTTTGCCTACAAGCCCATGCACTGTGCTTTGTCCTCTCAGCTCAATGGCAAGTGCATTGAGCTCATGCAGGTGCCTGGCCACAATGCCATCTGCACCTCCTGTGAGCTTCCTGGCACCATACCCATCAAGCAAAATACCCGCCGCAACAGCTGGAGCTCTGACG AAGGGATCGGTGAAGTGATGGAGAAGGAGGATTGCATGCAAGCTCTGAGCGGCCAGATCTTCATGGGCATGGTGTCCTCCCAGTACCAGGCCCGTCTGGACATCGTGCGCCTCATCGACGGGCTGGTCAATGCCTGCATCCGCTTTGTTTACTTCTCCCTGGAGGATGAGCTCAAGAGCAAG GTGTTTGCAGAAAAGATGGGCCTTGAGACAGGTTGGAATTGCCACATCTCCCTCACACCAAATGGTGATGTTCCCGGCTCAGAGATTCCACCTTCTAGCCCCAGTCATGCAGGTTCCTTGCATGATGACCTCAATCAGG TATCCCGGGATGATGCTGAAGGGCTGCTGCTTATGGAGGAGGAGGGCCACTCAGACCTCATCAGCTTCCAACCTACCGACAGTGACATCCCCAGCTTCTTAGAGGACTGCAACCGG GCCAAGCTGCCCCGGGGTATCCACCAAGTACGGCCACACTTACAGAACATCGACAATGTTCCTCTGCTGGTGCCCCTCTTCACTGACTGCACCCCTGAAA CCATGTGTGAGATGATTAAGATCATGCAAGAGTATGGAGAGGTGACGTGCTGCTTGGGCAGTTCTGCCAACCTGCGCAATAGCTGCCTCTTCTTGCAGAGTGACATCAG CATTGCCCTGGATCCCCTGTATCCATCCCGCTGTTCCTGGGAGACCTTCGGCTATGCCACCAGCACCAGCATGGCCCAGGCCTCAGACGGCCTTTCTCCCCTGCATCTCTCAGGGCAGCTCAACAGCCTGGCTTGCTCAATGTCCTTTCGGCAGGAAGAGAGCATCAGTATCATCCGGCTCATCGAGCAG GCCCGCCATGCTACCTATGGCATCCGCAAGTGCTTCCTCTTCCTGCTGCAATGCCAACTGACTCTAGTGGTTATCCAG TTCCTTTCTTGCCTGGTACAGTTGCCACCCCTCCTGGGCACCACCGACATCCTGTGGCTGTCCTGTTTCTGCTACCCCCTTCTAAG TGTCTCCCTTCTAGGGAAGCCTCCACACAGCTCTGTCATGTCTGTAGCTACAGGGAAGAATCTTCTCTCCATTCCCAAGAAG ACCCAGCACTACTTTCTCCTCTGCTTCTTGCTCAAGTTTAGCCTGACCATTGGCTCGGGCCTCATCTGCTTTGGCTTCGTCCTGCAGAGTTTTTGTGACAGTGCCCAGGCCCGAAACCTTACTAACTGTTCGTCTATCATGCTGCGCAG TGAAACCGAGATGGCTCCAGATTGGTTTAAAGAGCTGGCCAATGGTCTCTTGCTGGCTCAGAAACTCACAGCTGCCCTGATTGTCCTCCACACTG TGTTCATTTCTATCACCCACGTGCATCGCACCAAGCCCTTGTGGAGAAAGAGCCCCTTCTCCAATCTCTGGTGGACCATAACAGTGCCTGTGGT GCTACTGGGGCAGCTCGTGCAGATAGCTGTGGACTTGCAGCTCTGGACAAACAGGGACAGCAGTATCAACTTTGGTCTGGCAGACGTGCCCTTGATAACCTGGCTCCTGGGCTGCCTTTCCCTCATCCTTGTGGTCGTCACCAATGAAATCGTCAAGTTGCATGAAATACG GGTCCGGGTCCGATACCAGAAGAGGCAGAAACTACAGTTTGAAACTAAACTTGGCATGAACTCCCCTTTTTGA
- the TMEM94 gene encoding transmembrane protein 94 isoform X8 codes for MLLAVLLLLGCYGNQPAGSHGVELVNATALLLLLLLDLILIRRQERLKRQEVERRLRGIIDQISDALRDGKEVRWPNAMYPDLHMPFAPSWSLHWAYRDGHLVNLPVSLLVEGDIIALRPGQESFASLRGIKDDEHIVLEPGDLFPPFSPPPSPRGEVKKGPQNPQQHRLFRVLKTPVLDNIRWCLDMALARPVTALDNERFTVQSVMLRYAVPVVLASFLITNALRFVFSAPGIASWQYTLLQLQVNGVLPILPLLFPVLWVLATACGEARVLAQMSKASPSSLLAKFSEDTLSSYTEVVSSQEMLRCIWGHFLRVIQGKSSTLSYSSSLLHSLGSVTVLCCVDKQGILSWPNPSPETVLFFSGKMEPPHSSHEDLTDDLSTRSFCHPEVEEEPHERDALLSGPLSDTLHFSNEQERGDWPGDGPKPPEPHPHRKLHGRNKHPSGSNVSFSKDIEAGEDEPFKAVSEGDACEAEDFVCDYHLEMLSLSQDQQNPSCIQFDDSNWQLHLTSLKPLGLNVLLNLCNASVTDRLCRFSDHLCNIALQESHSAVLPVHVPWGLCELARLIGFTPGAKELFKQENHLALYRLPSAEMVKETALGKLSRVTKRRPPLSHMISLFIKDTTTSTEQMLSHGTADVVLEACTDFWDGADIYPLSGSDRKKVLDFYQRACLSGYCSAFAYKPMHCALSSQLNGKCIELMQVPGHNAICTSCELPGTIPIKQNTRRNSWSSDEGIGEVMEKEDCMQALSGQIFMGMVSSQYQARLDIVRLIDGLVNACIRFVYFSLEDELKSKVFAEKMGLETGWNCHISLTPNGDVPGSEIPPSSPSHAGSLHDDLNQVSRDDAEGLLLMEEEGHSDLISFQPTDSDIPSFLEDCNRAKLPRGIHQVRPHLQNIDNVPLLVPLFTDCTPETMCEMIKIMQEYGEVTCCLGSSANLRNSCLFLQSDISIALDPLYPSRCSWETFGYATSTSMAQASDGLSPLHLSGQLNSLACSMSFRQEESISIIRLIEQARHATYGIRKCFLFLLQCQLTLVVIQFLSCLVQLPPLLGTTDILWLSCFCYPLLSVSLLGKPPHSSVMSVATGKNLLSIPKKTQHYFLLCFLLKFSLTIGSGLICFGFVLQSFCDSAQARNLTNCSSIMLRSETEMAPDWFKELANGLLLAQKLTAALIVLHTVFISITHVHRTKPLWRKSPFSNLWWTITVPVVLLGQLVQIAVDLQLWTNRDSSINFGLADVPLITWLLGCLSLILVVVTNEIVKLHEIRVRVRYQKRQKLQFETKLGMNSPF; via the exons ATGCTGTTGGcagtgctgctgctgctaggCTGCTATGGGAATCAGCCAGCTGGGAG CCATGGGGTAGAGTTGGTAAATGCCACAGcactcctcctgctgctgcttctggaCCTCATCCTCATCAGGAGGCAGGAGCGGCTGAAGCGCCAAGAGGTAGAGAGAAGACTTCGAGGGATCATTGATCAAATAAGTG atGCCCTCAGGGATGGTAAGGAGGTCAGGTGGCCAAATGCCATGTACCCTGATCTTCATATGCCCTTTGCCCCATCCTGGTCTTTGCACTGGGCCTACCGAGATGGACACCTGGTAAATCTGCCAGTCAGCCTGTTGGTGGAGGGAGATATCATTGCCCTGAGGCCAGGTCAGGAATCCTTTGCTTCCCTGAGGGGGATCAAG GATGATGAGCACATTGTTTTGGAGCCGGGTGACctgtttccccccttttctcctcctccctctccacgGGGGGAAGTGAAGAAGGGACCACAGAATCCCCAACAGCATCGACTCTTCCGAGTTCTTAAGACCCCTGTGTTGGACAacatcag ATGGTGCTTGGACATGGCCCTGGCTCGGCCAGTGACCGCTTTGGACAATGAGAGGTTCACAGTGCAGTCAGTGATGCTGCGATATGCAGTTCCTGTGGTCCTG GCCAGCTTCCTTATCACTAATGCCTTGCGCTTTGTGTTCTCCGCTCCAGGGATCGCTTCTTGGCAGTATACCTTACTCCAGCTGCAG GTGAATGGTGTCCTGCCAATCCTCCCACTGTTGTTTCCAGTCCTCTGGGTTCTGGCCACGGCCTGTGGGGAGGCCCGAGTGCTGGCCCAGATGAGCAAAGCCTCGCCTAGCTCCCTG TTGGCCAAGTTTTCAGAAGATACTCTCAGCAGCTACACAGAAGTGGTCTCCTCTCAG GAAATGCTTCGCTGCATCTGGGGTCACTTCCTCAGGGTGATCCAAGGAAAGTCATCGACACTGAGCTACAGCTCTAGCTTGCTGCATAGCTTGGGCTCTGTAACG GTCCTGTGCTGTGTGGACAAGCAAGGGATCCTGTCCTGGCCCAATCCGAGCCCTGAGACTGTCCTGTTCTTCAGTGGGAAGATGGAACCACCTCACAGCAGCCATGAAGACCTGACTGATGACCTGTCTACCCGCTCCTTCTGCCACCCTGAGGTAGAGGAGGAG CCCCATGAGCGTGATGCTTTGCTGTCCGGTCCCTTGAGTGACACCTTGCACTTCTCCAATGAGCAGGAGAGGGGTGACTGGCCTGGGGATGGCCCCAAACCCCCTGAACCTCATCCTCACCGAAAGCTGCATGGGCGCAATAAACATCCCTCTGGCTCCAATGTGAGCTTCAGCAAGGACATTGAGGCGGGGGAGGATGAGCCATTCAAG GCTGTGAGTGAAGGGGACGCCTGCGAGGCAGAGGACTTTGTGTGTGACTACCACCTGGAGATGCTGAGCCTGTCTCAGGACCAGCAGAACCCCTCCTGCATCCAGTTTGATGACTCCAATTGGCAGCTGCACCTCACCTCCCTCAAGCCTCTTGGCCTCAATGTCCTGCTAAACCTGTGCAACGCCAGTGTCACTGATCGCCTCTGCCGCTTCTCCGACCACCTCTGTAACATTGCGCTCCAGGAGAGCCACAGTGCCGTGCTGCCTGTCCATGTGCCCTGGGGGCTCTGCGAGCTTGCCCGACTCATTG GCTTCACTCCTGGTGCCAAAGAGCTCTTCAAACAGGAAAACCACTTAGCACTCTATCGTCTTCCCAGCGCTGAGATGGTGAAGGAGACGGCCTTGGGAAAACTGTCCCGTGTCACCAAGCGACGCCCACCACTGAGCCATATGATCAGCCTCTTTATCAAGGACACAACCACCA GCACTGAGCAGATGCTGTCCCATGGTACAGCTGATGTGGTCCTGGAGGCCTGCACAGACTTCTGGGATGGAGCAGACATCTACCCGCTCTCTGGCTCAGACAG AAAGAAAGTGCTAGATTTCTACCAGCGAGCCTGCCTCTCAGGCTACTGCTCTGCCTTTGCCTACAAGCCCATGCACTGTGCTTTGTCCTCTCAGCTCAATGGCAAGTGCATTGAGCTCATGCAGGTGCCTGGCCACAATGCCATCTGCACCTCCTGTGAGCTTCCTGGCACCATACCCATCAAGCAAAATACCCGCCGCAACAGCTGGAGCTCTGACG AAGGGATCGGTGAAGTGATGGAGAAGGAGGATTGCATGCAAGCTCTGAGCGGCCAGATCTTCATGGGCATGGTGTCCTCCCAGTACCAGGCCCGTCTGGACATCGTGCGCCTCATCGACGGGCTGGTCAATGCCTGCATCCGCTTTGTTTACTTCTCCCTGGAGGATGAGCTCAAGAGCAAG GTGTTTGCAGAAAAGATGGGCCTTGAGACAGGTTGGAATTGCCACATCTCCCTCACACCAAATGGTGATGTTCCCGGCTCAGAGATTCCACCTTCTAGCCCCAGTCATGCAGGTTCCTTGCATGATGACCTCAATCAGG TATCCCGGGATGATGCTGAAGGGCTGCTGCTTATGGAGGAGGAGGGCCACTCAGACCTCATCAGCTTCCAACCTACCGACAGTGACATCCCCAGCTTCTTAGAGGACTGCAACCGG GCCAAGCTGCCCCGGGGTATCCACCAAGTACGGCCACACTTACAGAACATCGACAATGTTCCTCTGCTGGTGCCCCTCTTCACTGACTGCACCCCTGAAA CCATGTGTGAGATGATTAAGATCATGCAAGAGTATGGAGAGGTGACGTGCTGCTTGGGCAGTTCTGCCAACCTGCGCAATAGCTGCCTCTTCTTGCAGAGTGACATCAG CATTGCCCTGGATCCCCTGTATCCATCCCGCTGTTCCTGGGAGACCTTCGGCTATGCCACCAGCACCAGCATGGCCCAGGCCTCAGACGGCCTTTCTCCCCTGCATCTCTCAGGGCAGCTCAACAGCCTGGCTTGCTCAATGTCCTTTCGGCAGGAAGAGAGCATCAGTATCATCCGGCTCATCGAGCAG GCCCGCCATGCTACCTATGGCATCCGCAAGTGCTTCCTCTTCCTGCTGCAATGCCAACTGACTCTAGTGGTTATCCAG TTCCTTTCTTGCCTGGTACAGTTGCCACCCCTCCTGGGCACCACCGACATCCTGTGGCTGTCCTGTTTCTGCTACCCCCTTCTAAG TGTCTCCCTTCTAGGGAAGCCTCCACACAGCTCTGTCATGTCTGTAGCTACAGGGAAGAATCTTCTCTCCATTCCCAAGAAG ACCCAGCACTACTTTCTCCTCTGCTTCTTGCTCAAGTTTAGCCTGACCATTGGCTCGGGCCTCATCTGCTTTGGCTTCGTCCTGCAGAGTTTTTGTGACAGTGCCCAGGCCCGAAACCTTACTAACTGTTCGTCTATCATGCTGCGCAG TGAAACCGAGATGGCTCCAGATTGGTTTAAAGAGCTGGCCAATGGTCTCTTGCTGGCTCAGAAACTCACAGCTGCCCTGATTGTCCTCCACACTG TGTTCATTTCTATCACCCACGTGCATCGCACCAAGCCCTTGTGGAGAAAGAGCCCCTTCTCCAATCTCTGGTGGACCATAACAGTGCCTGTGGT GCTACTGGGGCAGCTCGTGCAGATAGCTGTGGACTTGCAGCTCTGGACAAACAGGGACAGCAGTATCAACTTTGGTCTGGCAGACGTGCCCTTGATAACCTGGCTCCTGGGCTGCCTTTCCCTCATCCTTGTGGTCGTCACCAATGAAATCGTCAAGTTGCATGAAATACG GGTCCGGGTCCGATACCAGAAGAGGCAGAAACTACAGTTTGAAACTAAACTTGGCATGAACTCCCCTTTTTGA